One stretch of Patagioenas fasciata isolate bPatFas1 chromosome 9, bPatFas1.hap1, whole genome shotgun sequence DNA includes these proteins:
- the FBXO45 gene encoding F-box/SPRY domain-containing protein 1, which yields MAAGPGSGGAAAAGGPGWRLPGRVLELVFSYLELRELRSCALVCKLWHHVLHGDENSEVWRSLAARCLAEEALRTDILCNVPTYKGKVRAFHHAFSTNDCSRNVYIKKNGFTLHRNPIAQSTDGARTKIGFSEGRHAWEVWWEGPLGTVAVIGIATKRAAMQCQGYVALLGSDDQSWGWNLVDNNLLHNGEVNGSFPQCNNAPKYQIGERIRVILDMEDKTLAFERGYEFLGVAFRGLPKVCLYPAVSAVYGNTEVTLVYLGKPLDG from the exons ATGGCTGCGGGCCCCGGcagcgggggggcggcggcggcgggagggccgGGCTGGCGGTTGCCGGGGCGGGTGCTGGAGCTGGTGTTCTCGTACCTggagctgcgggagctgcggAGCTGCGCGCTGGTGTGTAAGCTGTGGCACCACGTCCTGCACGGCGACGAGAACAGCGAGGTGTGGCGCAGCCTGGCCGCCCGCTGCCTGGCGGAGGAGGCCCTGCGCACAGACATCCTCTGCAACGTGCCCACATACAAGGGCAAG gTCCGTGCCTTCCACCACGCCTTCAGCACCAACGACTGCTCGCGGAACGTCTACATCAAGAAGAACGGCTTCACGCTGCACCGCAACCCCATCGCCCAGAGCACGGACGGGGCCCGGACCAAGATCGGGTTCAGCGAGGGCCGCCATGCCTGGGAGGTGTGGTGGGAGGGCCCGCTGGGCACCGTGGCCGTCATCGGCATCGCCACGAAGCGCGCGGCCATGCAGTGCCAGGGCTATGTGGCCCTGCTGGGGAGCGACGACCAGAGTTGGGGCTGGAACCTGGTGGACAATAACTTGCTGCATAACGGGGAGGTGAATGGCAGTTTCCCGCAGTGCAATAATGCGCCCAAATACCAG ATAGGCGAAAGGATTCGAGTGATCCTGGACATGGAAGACAAAACGTTAGCGTTTGAGCGGGGCTATGAGTTCTTGGGAGTTGCCTTCAGAGGACTGCCGAAAGTTTGCCTGTACCCGGCAGTGTCTGCAGTGTACGGCAACACAGAAGTGACTTTGGTCTACCTGGGGAAACCTCTGGATGGATGA
- the SMCO1 gene encoding single-pass membrane and coiled-coil domain-containing protein 1 isoform X1 — protein sequence MAKASISLHSLKETLNRVETKLQTVEAQFGDLDSSLQELAQKFELLEKELGQDTSWTRVLGERLGSEEERQPGRRERLVSEGRAGAARRPPLREPAALPAAGAVPVPAAGPGSCSSSQTKEQGRTSSAAQESFISPSERGAESVTEAAFEGHAHTEKLAEWKVKSELSDTELAEWKVKVTVVTYPANVSVAYR from the exons ATGGCTAAAGCCAGCATCTCTCTGCACTCCCTGAAGGAGACGCTGAACAG GGTAGAAACCAAGCTGCAGACCGTGGAGGCTCAGTTCGGTGACCTGGACTCCAGCTTGCAGGAGCTGGCACAGAAGTTTGaactgctggagaaggagctgggcCAGGATACATCGTGGACACGGGTGCTGGGGGAGAG GCTCGGCTCGGAGGAGGAGCGCCagccggggcggcgggagcggctcgtcagcgaggggcgggcgggagCGGCTCGGCGGCCGCCATTGCGGGAGCCCGCGGCCCTGCCCGCCGCCGGGGCCGTCCCTGTCCCTGCCGCCGGGCCCGGGAGCTGCAGCTCG TCCCAAACAAAAGAACAAGGAAGAACCTCCTCTGCTGCGCAGGAAAGTTTTATTTCACCTTCAGAACGTGGAGCCGAGTCTGTAACAGAAGCAGCTTTTGAAGGACATGCACATACTGAGAAACTGGCTGAATGGAAGGTTAAATCTGAATTGAGTGATACTGAACTGGCTGAATGGAAGGTTAAGGTAACTGTGGTAACATACCCAGCAAATGTGAGCGTAGCTTATCGCTAA
- the WDR53 gene encoding WD repeat-containing protein 53: MAAKWTGGHSSSILCLNVNMEGLVASGAERGELTLWDGTGSPAGQLQLPEADDVTSVVFSPRCPTKLYTSHGETISLLDVRSLKEPTERFHVNEEEINCLSVNETDSFLAAADDSGAIKVIDLEKKKVSRSLRHSNICSSVVFRPQRPQSLVSCGLDMQVTLWNLQKARPLWTTNLQECKTEEDGPQPAGQFFNPPLAHSLSVASCGNIFSCGAQDGKVRIFRVTGVRFDRELEFQGHSLGVSQVLFLPGAYWLLTGGNDGKVLLWDVSGDVGKQQKSPAKSLQRRKAQAPAAARKDGKLNKVASNDQAGVLPKLSIDHGEKVNWISCTEIKGSKRVLVADQSSSISVYPLPEP; encoded by the exons ATGGCAGCCAAATGGACTGGTGGACATTCCTCCTCTATATTGTGCTTGAACGTAAACATGGAAGGGCTGGTGGCTTCTGGTGCAGAGAGAGGCGAGCTCACGCTGTGGGACGGCACAGGCTCTCCAGcaggacagctccagctcccggaGGCAGACGATGTGACGTCCGTGGTGTTCTCTCCCCGCTGTCCCACCAAGCTGTACACCTCCCATGGAGAAACTATCAGTTTGCTGGATGTCCGGTCCCTCAAGGAGCCCACTGAACGCTTCCACGTGAACGAGGAGGAGATCAACTGCCTCTCCGTGAATGAGACCGACAGCTTCTTGGCTGCAGCTGATGACTCGGGGGCCATAAAGGTTATagacttggaaaaaaagaaagtcagcCGGTCCTTGAGACACTCAAACATCTGCTCCTCTGTTGTCTTTCGGCCTCAGAGGCCTCAAAGCCTTGTTTCCTGTGGCCTGGACATGCAG GTTACGCTGTGGAACCTGCAGAAAGCTCGCCCCTTGTGGACCACAAACCTGCAGGAGTGCAAAACGGAGGAAGACGGTCCGCAGCCAGCCGGCCAGTTCTTTAACCCACCGCTGGCACATTCCCTCTCTGTCGCATCGTGCGGCAACATCTTCAGCTGCGGAGCTCAAGATGGTAAAGTCAGAATATTCAGAGTCACCGGGGTGAGGTTTGACCGCGAGCTGGAGTTCCAAGGTCACAGCTTGGGCGTATCGCAGGTCCTCTTTCTGCCAGGAGCCTACTGGTTGTTGACTGGAGGAAATGACGGGAAGGTCTTGCTCTGGGATGTCAGCGGTGATGTTGGGAAGCAGCAGAAGAGTCCAGCAAAatctctgcagagaaggaaagcCCAAGCACCTGCTGCCGCCAGAAAAGATGGGAAGCTCAACAAAGTGGCTTCAAATGACCAAGCTGGAGTTTTACCCAAGCTAAGCATCGACCACGGGGAGAAGGTGAATTGGATCTCCTGCACAGAGATCAAAGGCTCCAAGAGAGTCTTAGTCGCTGATCAGAGTAGTTCTATATCTGTGTATCCATTGCCAGAACCTTAG
- the SMCO1 gene encoding single-pass membrane and coiled-coil domain-containing protein 1 isoform X2, whose product MAKASISLHSLKETLNRVETKLQTVEAQFGDLDSSLQELAQKFELLEKELGQDTSWTRVLGERLGSEEERQPGRRERLVSEGRAGAARRPPLREPAALPAAGAVPVPAAGPGSCSSVGADASLPKQKNKEEPPLLRRKVLFHLQNVEPSL is encoded by the exons ATGGCTAAAGCCAGCATCTCTCTGCACTCCCTGAAGGAGACGCTGAACAG GGTAGAAACCAAGCTGCAGACCGTGGAGGCTCAGTTCGGTGACCTGGACTCCAGCTTGCAGGAGCTGGCACAGAAGTTTGaactgctggagaaggagctgggcCAGGATACATCGTGGACACGGGTGCTGGGGGAGAG GCTCGGCTCGGAGGAGGAGCGCCagccggggcggcgggagcggctcgtcagcgaggggcgggcgggagCGGCTCGGCGGCCGCCATTGCGGGAGCCCGCGGCCCTGCCCGCCGCCGGGGCCGTCCCTGTCCCTGCCGCCGGGCCCGGGAGCTGCAGCTCGGTGGGTGCCGACGCTTCTCT TCCCAAACAAAAGAACAAGGAAGAACCTCCTCTGCTGCGCAGGAAAGTTTTATTTCACCTTCAGAACGTGGAGCCGAGTCTGTAA
- the RNF168 gene encoding E3 ubiquitin-protein ligase RNF168: MSKKSEAPLSLSDCLCQICMEIFVEPVTLPCSHTLCNSCFQLTVEKASLCCPFCRRRVSSWARYNARRNTLVNWELWEKIQKDYPKECEQRINGQDLEEEICVPRPQHQLSKPGELRQEYEAEISKVEAERRAHEQEENKASEEYIQQLLAEEEEEHRLAEERRREMEKQLKQDEELAWQLSNSLNEDSKGHVLSSPSPSQTSPASLCKMKSRSSNSGDIQKYLSPKLHHTLGPASFSGRTERGRSDSGSVDIGSSEGNSSAWQDGQEEMPTLSPQLSGVTKDSSAKDSFLELCMNYFSASASEETAAVEQDKTPGLNGLGDELPDELHGITKGEGSRTALGRSKGEEDGIESDGGNLTRVESINRQNSAETRTCIESAPNSDSKSVICDLMSVAGHSGEEEPERLQDAKETPKRKSPEPAADVGVDLCVLDKRRRTFPESLEDQGWQINDFNLQMQKAFEQEFYERRMQEEQDRLLAVELQKQINKEERTLNRQKGSPDQYLLRTKSPQSVKDSPARKGSSKMAKDSKVPKKQAETNHRKTRKGSCNENWQSPTRVPVKSPSIKGGKVLNCVVNTSDANDICSLPKNKQKTIVQMFKSSVSE; this comes from the exons ATGTCGAAGAAATCGGAGGCTCCGCTTTCCTTGTCCGACTGCCTCTGCCAGATTTGCATGGAGATCTTCGTGGAGCCCGTGACGCTGCCGTGCAGCCATACCCTCTGCAACTCCTGTTTCCAGCTGACCGTTGAGAAGGCCAGTCTTTGCTGCCCTTTTTGTCGGCGCCGCGTCTCCTCCTGGGCGCGATATAACGCCCGCAGAAACACCCTGGTCAACTGGGAGCTCTGGgagaagattcagaaggattacCCGAAGGAGTGTGAGCAGAGAATTAACGGACAGGATCTGGAGGAGGAAA TCTGTGTCCCCCGTCCGCAACACCAGCTGAGCAAGCCTGGGGAGCTGAGGCAGGAATATGAAGCAGAGATTAGCAAG GTGGAGGCAGAAAGGAGAGCGCACGAACAAGAGGAGAACAAGGCGAGCGAGGAATATattcagcagctcctggcagaagaggaggaggagcacaGGCTGGCGGAAGAGAGACGGAGGGAGATGGAGAAACAGCTGAAGCAAGATGAAGAGTTGGCCTGGCAGCTGAGTAACAGTCTG AATGAGGATTCCAAAGGGCATGTGCTCAGCAGCCCTTCGCCATCCCAAACATCCCCAGCTAGTTTGTGCAAGATgaagagcagatcgagcaactctggagacattcagaa gTATCTGTCTCCAAAGCTTCATCATACATTGGGACCAGCATCATTCTCCGGAAGAACAGAAAGAGGCAGGAGTGACTCTGGCTCTGTG GATATCGGCAGCAGTGAAGGCAACAGTTCCGCGTGGCAAGATGGGCAAGAGGAAATGCCAACGCTGTCTCCGCAGCTGAGCGGTGTGACCAAAGATTCCAGTGCTAAGGATTCatttttggaattgtgcatgaaCTATTTCAGTGCCTCAGCTTCAGAGGAAACCGCCGCCGTCGAGCAGGACAAAACGCCAGGGCTGAATGGTTTAGGAGACGAACTTCCAGATGAGCTTCACGGGATCACAAAAGGGGAAGGGTCTAGAACAGCTCTTGGTAGATCCAAAGGAGAAGAGGATGGAATTGAGTCAGACGGTGGCAATTTAACACGTGTAGAAAGCATAAACCGTCAAAACTCTGCCGAAACTCGTACCTGTATTGAGTCAGCACCAAATTCTGACAGCAAAAGTGTAATATGTGATCTGATGAGTGTGGCTGGACACTCGGGTGAAGAGGAACCGGAGAGACTGCAGGACGCTAAGGAGACACCAAAAAGGAAGTCTCCAGAGCCAGCAGCTGATGTGGGGGTTGACTTGTGTGTGCTTGATAAGAGGAGAAGAACTTTTCCAGAAAGCTTAGAGGACCAAGGGTGGCAGATCAATGATTTCAACTTGCAAATGCAGAAAGCGTTTGAGCAGGAGTTCTATGAAAGGCGGatgcaggaggagcaggacaggcTTCTGGCTGTGGAGCTCCAAAAACAGATCAATAAGGAGGAAAGGACACTTAATCGCCAAAAGGGCTCTCCGGATCAGTACCTCCTGCGCACCAAATCTCCCCAGTCTGTGAAAGACTCTCCTGCTAGGAAGGGAAGCTCTAAGATGGCAAAAGATTCAAAGGTACCAAAAAAACAGGCTGAAACAAATCACCGCAAGACTCGGAAAGGGTCTTGCAATGAAAACTGGCAGTCCCCTACCCGAGTCCCCGTGAAATCGCCCAGCATCAAGGGAGGAAAGGTGTTGAATTGTGTGGTTAATACCAGTGATGCGAATGATATTTGTTCGCTGCCCAAGAATAAGCAAAAGACGATCGTGCAGATGTTTAAAAGCTCAGTTTCAGAGTAG